One genomic segment of Helianthus annuus cultivar XRQ/B chromosome 14, HanXRQr2.0-SUNRISE, whole genome shotgun sequence includes these proteins:
- the LOC110908701 gene encoding uncharacterized protein LOC110908701: MAIPKLSRTKPKSSRSPIWLLTITISAIALLYLFSSLISTTGSNPLQTPILQFNNRVYQSDSDKFLYWGNRIDCPGKHCKSCEGLGHQESSLRCALEEAIVLKRTFVMPSRMCINPIHNNKGILHHSDNVTSEERWAASSCAMDSLYDLDLISNKVPVILDNSKKWFQVMSTSMKLGSRGVAHVEGVSRADLKEKSQYSKILLINRTANHLSWFMECKDRNNRSAVLLPHSYLPSMAAKKLRDAAEKIMSLLGDYDAIHVRRGDILKTRKDRFGVDRTLHPHLDRDTRPQFVLCRIADWVPPGRTIFIASNERTPNFFSPLSVRYKLAYSSNYSRMLDPVVENNYQLFMIERLILAGAKTYIKTYKETDTDLSLTDDPKKNTKIWQEPVYTKEGC, translated from the exons ATGGCGATCCCCAAACTCTCAAGAACCAAACCCAAATCCTCCAGATCCCCAATCTGGCTCCTCACAATCACCATCTCTGCAATCGCACTCCTCTACCTCTTCTCATCCCTAATCTCAACCACCGGATCAAACCCACTTCAAACCCCCATTTTACAGTTCAATAACCGCGTTTATCAAAGTGATTCAGACAAGTTTCTGTATTGGGGAAACCGAATTGACTGTCCCGGGAAACACTGTAAGTCGTGCGAAGGTCTCGGTCATCAGGAGTCCAGCCTCCGTTGTGCTCTTGAAGAAGCAATTGTCTTAAAAAG AACATTTGTGATGCCTTCTAGGATGTGTATAAATCCAATACATAATAACAAAGGAATTCTGCATCATTCAGACAATGTTACTTCAGAGGAAAG GTGGGCTGCAAGCTCTTGTGCAATGGACTCCTTGTACGATCTGGATCTTATATCCAACAAGGTGCCCGTAATTTTGGATAATTCAAAAAAATGGTTCCAAGTAATGTCGACAAGTATGAAGTTGGGATCAAGAGGAGTCGCTCATGTGGAAGGAGTTAGCCGGGCCGATCTTAAAGAAAAAAGTCAATATTCCAAGATTCTGCTTATTAATCGAACCGCAAATCATTTGTCATG GTTCATGGAATGTAAGGATCGGAATAACCGCAGTGCTGTGTTGTTACCGCACTCGTATCTTCCTTCAATGGCTGCCAAAAAGCTTAGAGATGCAGCAGAGAAG ATTATGTCACTTCTTGGTGATTATGATGCTATTCATGTTCGTCGGGGTGATATtttaaaaacaagaaaagacCGGTTTGGTGTTGATAGGACCCTTCATCCTCATCTTGACCGAGACACGCGTCCTCAGTTTGTTCTTTGTAGAATAGCGGACTGGGTCCCACCTGGACGGACGATATTTATCGCGTCTAATGAAAGGACACCGAATTTCTTTTCCCCTCTTTCTGTGAG GTACAAACTAGCTTATTCGTCAAATTATAGCAGGATGTTGGACCCGGTAGTAGAAAATAACTACCAGTTGTTCATGATAGAAAGGCTTATTCTGGCTGGAgcaaaaacatatataaaaacatacaaggagacCGATACAGATCTCAGCCTCACCGATGACCCGAAAAAGAACACAAAAATATGGCAAGAGCCCGTTTATACAAAAGAAGGATGCTGA